DNA from Daucus carota subsp. sativus chromosome 1, DH1 v3.0, whole genome shotgun sequence:
AAAAGGTTTCAAATTAGATAAAGTAGGGAACGTTCTTGTAGGTTCTAAAAGACCAGCAGACTCTCTAAAAGGTCGTATTACACGCTAATCTCAAGACATTGTTATACATTTACATAAACCATGTGATATATATTCGTAATATGAAGTATTGATTGTGTTTGCCATTCAGCTTCATTTCATTGCAATAAGGCACAAAAGCAGAAGAGGAACAGAAATTAATTTGACCACGTAAACAAAACTATGACTCGTTAATAGGACAGAAGAAGAAAGTATTGCAATGTAGCTTGTAACTCCGACATCAGAATGAAGTTAAAATTTAAGACAAATACAACTATACAAGTTGTGCTTGATCACGAGTTCATGCATGTTTTTTTTTCACTGGACAAATAAATTTTCGGCTTAGATTTACCAAGTCTCAGCAGAAACTTACAATGTATGGAATAAATCATTTCAGACGAGCATGATAATCATACCTGGCGTAAAGGTAGCCCTAAGTGGCTAAGAACACAATTTTTCTTTGATGCCATCCAGTCTGCTGGATGGTGATACTTGCAAGAGAGCCCAAATCTGCAGTCCCCATTCTTCATGTAGTATTGACACTCTGTTTCGCCTGGTCTCTGTGGAAACAGGTGTTCCATCTGGCTAGTAGTTGAAGGACCAGCAGACGAAGGTAGAGGAGCATAAGGTCCTCCAAATGCAGGAGCGGAAGAAGATAGCGGTGTCATGCCATACAAAGAAGCCGCTCTGACTGAAGGTTGCACACCAGGAGACATTGCAGGGCTTACAGGTCCCTAAATCATGTCATTTGCGTTCACCATAAGAATAACAGCCATAGATGGGTTATATCCTCAAAAAAATACCAAATTAACTTACTGAATAAGGACTCCAGTTTGGAACAGGCATCACGCCCTGGGGAAGCAGCAGTGGACCATAACCACCTGGTACATATGACCCCGGCAATAACGGAGGTCTTGGAACCCCATAGTTAGTTGTAGCTCCTCCATACTGTTCAGGAGGAGGAACTGAAGACTGCACAGTTGCATAAGATGGGCGTGCAGGTGCTGCCACTGATAAGCCAGGCATCTGAGGATGATGGTATTTGCAAGTTATACCATATTTGCAATGCCCTGTTTTCATATAGTACGCGCATTCTATCTCCCCCTGTTTGAATAAAAGAGAAGACATCcattagaaataaaaataagaataaagGAGATATTCAAAGCTTAATTGATCTAATAATTGACACACATAAAATTTCATGTATAAGAGTGTCTATGATAGGGAAACTACATATACAAGCGAAATAAGTTAGTTACCGGACGTAATGGGTATCCATAAATATTTACTGGTGCATTGCTCAATGATCCACCTCCATTTCTAGGATGATGGAAATTACATGTGGCACCGTATTTACAAGTCCCGGTCCTTAAATAAAACTGCAATAAGAGAAACAAAGTGTATCATGTGGATAGTGAACTAAAAAAtcttgataataatttattgtaGCATGTAATCTTCAGGAACGACTGATGAAACCACTTGTATTTCAAAAGCAATTGAAACCTGGCATTCTGGTTCACCAAATCGCTCTGGAAACTCGCCTCCTGTAGTCCTTACAGTTCCGCCaacctgaaacaaatatgcatgttttatttagaaaagctaaaagaatatatatttaagcTCGCAACGGGAAGAATAAATAATAGATTAAATTACTCTTGAATCTACCGCCTATGGCCTATGTCTCACTATATGAGCTTGACTTAGGAGTATGCACAGTAAAAGAGATGTTATGTGTCTGATTACTGATTAGTGCTTCAAATATCAAGATTCATAAAAGAACTACATAGTTCCTTGCCGCATATGTAGGGGGGAGTAGTGCTGGGGACTGGGGAAAGGAGGGGTCAGGTATTAGTATATTACAAGACCATAGAATGCGGAGAAATTTCTTTTTGCATAGTACTCGTGGATAATATGAATTTCTTAATTAACAAACACTACTTTCTAAAGCATGTTATGGTATTATCCCAAATTATCTCGCCTCCTTTCTGTGGCAAACTGTGAGTTTAAACAAACAGCTTCCTCAAGCAATTGTGATCCCATGTTCATGACTTCACTTGAACCTTGAACcgtattatttataattgtagGAGTTCAGGAATGAAGTATAAACTTTAAGATTAGGACAGTTCTATAATGCATGTATTATCTGTTGCCTTCTGTTTATGTTAACATATACTTTATAATCACATACTAAGCTCCCCTTCCAACACCTGAAGTGCAAACCTCCTCCAAACACCTCATGCTAAGCCTTTTTTCATATATAGAGACaccatatataaaatacaactTAAAGCTATATCATAGGGGTATAGTATATTTGATACGCGGATATGTCTGTAAGAGTTTAAAAGTTCAGAAGTCATAGTAGGCTTAAACAGACACCACATATAATGTAGTCTAGTTGCCATAAATACAGACACCAGTACCACTATAACGTATCCTGTTTTTCATATGTACAGAAACCAtatattatacaattttttttaagagggcgaaattttttatgaaataaaacATTGCTCATTAGTTAAAATCAGTGTCAAAAAGTCAGTGTCCAGGGGTACAATAGCAATCTCTTGTTCGAAGGGGCAATTAGTAACTCATGCAAAAACGGTTATGCTATTAGGAAGCGTACTCGCTGCATGGTATGTCatatatcattattatattttctaggGACTAAAGTCATCACCTTTTTCCATATACCAACGTTACATTTTGTAACGTAACCAGCCCCTTTTTTATTGCAAGCTCTATCGAGGAACCAACTCAGCACATTTGTTTACTACCCTTTTACCATACAATTAACCTAGTTAAGCATCGATTACAAGTTAATTTGATTGTATAACAATCAAATGCTTAAAAAGAATATGGTCTCCCCCAAATGGATCTTAAACCTAATTATACATAACGAAACACAATAATGAACATTCAAGATAACTGAGTAATTGAGTATAATGAATCCATTGAAAAATCATATTACGCATTTATTTTATGATCGATTAAATGCTATAATAACCCACAGCAATGTTTCTCTGATTTCCCGTCTAGGCAAAATCCAAGCGGGTCGAGACTCAATGAAAGTGTTTGGCTTctaaaacaacaaaataaataaataaaaaaattaaataaaaaaataaactaaactGGGTACATACAGTCCAAGGAATTGAAACTTATGCATAAATTAATTGTTATAGATAACCGACTTCGAGCTGGTCCGTCACCTCCTTGTACTTTTCCACTCAAGACAAAATCCCACCAAACACGCCCTACTGGGTCTCCacacatactccctctgttttgaaatataggtcatttgactttttgacacacatttcTAAGTTCTTTGACTGCATAGgtgaaatcattattttttacatttcctttttttgaataaaaatatatgattaatattaaattcagcaaaagaaaattttaaaaataatgatttttactaGACGGTCAAAGGACTTAGAAATGTGTGCTAAAAAGTCAAActacctatatttcaaaacagagggagtattattttttagCACATTCACAAcatttaaattaaacaaaaacatgCACATTGAACAATAAGAAATGTCATGAAGCATTAGCTAAAGTAAATATACATGGAGGAGGCCAAATcatttccttttcaaaatgtAAATCATATGATCAACACTT
Protein-coding regions in this window:
- the LOC108207191 gene encoding zinc finger CCCH domain-containing protein 32, whose product is MELYGHGAGANGSSGDRVAEWPTAGQETGLEESMMRLGLFGGEFYPERGGVQNCAYYMQTGSCGYGNKCRYNHPRDRSLVGGTVRTTGGEFPERFGEPECQFYLRTGTCKYGATCNFHHPRNGGGSLSNAPVNIYGYPLRPGEIECAYYMKTGHCKYGITCKYHHPQMPGLSVAAPARPSYATVQSSVPPPEQYGGATTNYGVPRPPLLPGSYVPGGYGPLLLPQGVMPVPNWSPYSGPVSPAMSPGVQPSVRAASLYGMTPLSSSAPAFGGPYAPLPSSAGPSTTSQMEHLFPQRPGETECQYYMKNGDCRFGLSCKYHHPADWMASKKNCVLSHLGLPLRQGVQACNFYMQNGHCKFGHTCKFDHPVAASDTIHQLHL